A genomic window from Sulfurospirillum diekertiae includes:
- a CDS encoding GGDEF domain-containing protein: MVRFNKEKGKTGVYSIDAKDDVVEPSPPPSPLKEPIVTQASNVELEKFAALVLKVLGDESIPPTPTNFQIYFDKLLESKPAAFKKRINDFLELESTNNDENHARIEREVKEGFSQIKNIMQVVSTVYRNLNVMQEIIKKRASQLESNANPLSIQNIISSLSEDLNKMFGLTTKQIDLLKDYYQKTTTILQEVDNQSIFDVKYGVYNRRYLLKTLQDEIKLIKNYAHSSSLVLARVKESSLEKVINKKDKDTVVRNIAKLLLKTSRRSDIVAHFGDGIFAMILKHTDIIGAKKACDRISELVYQTSFFVGTGEVETDIELSIVALDTDHNAEEFIAATLEELPHTGKRLVPYIVCVPSIPSEEQ, translated from the coding sequence ATGGTTCGTTTTAATAAAGAAAAAGGGAAAACAGGGGTTTATAGTATCGATGCGAAAGATGATGTCGTCGAACCATCCCCACCTCCATCACCTCTCAAAGAGCCTATTGTAACGCAAGCTTCCAATGTTGAGCTTGAAAAATTTGCCGCGTTAGTTTTAAAGGTGTTGGGAGATGAAAGTATCCCTCCAACACCTACTAATTTTCAGATCTATTTCGACAAGCTTTTAGAAAGTAAACCTGCGGCCTTTAAGAAACGTATTAATGACTTTTTGGAATTAGAAAGTACCAATAATGATGAAAATCATGCACGCATTGAACGAGAAGTCAAAGAGGGATTTTCGCAAATTAAGAACATTATGCAAGTCGTCTCAACTGTCTATCGAAACCTTAACGTTATGCAAGAGATCATTAAGAAAAGAGCTTCACAGCTGGAGTCCAATGCTAATCCGCTTTCCATTCAAAATATCATCTCTTCGTTGAGTGAAGACCTTAATAAAATGTTTGGTTTAACCACCAAACAAATTGATCTTTTAAAAGATTATTATCAAAAAACAACAACTATTTTGCAAGAAGTTGATAACCAATCTATTTTTGACGTGAAGTATGGCGTTTATAATAGACGCTATCTTCTAAAAACACTTCAAGATGAAATTAAGTTGATTAAAAATTATGCCCATTCGAGTTCTTTAGTGCTTGCGCGTGTTAAAGAGAGCTCATTGGAAAAAGTCATTAACAAAAAAGATAAAGATACTGTTGTACGCAATATCGCAAAGTTACTGCTCAAAACATCTCGAAGAAGTGATATTGTTGCTCATTTTGGCGATGGAATTTTTGCAATGATCTTAAAACATACAGACATTATTGGTGCTAAAAAAGCATGCGATCGTATCAGTGAGTTGGTGTATCAAACTAGCTTTTTTGTAGGGACAGGAGAGGTAGAGACCGATATTGAACTCTCCATTGTTGCGCTCGACACAGATCATAATGCCGAAGAATTTATTGCTGCAACCCTTGAAGAGTTACCACATACAGGAAAAAGGCTCGTCCCTTATATTGTGTGTGTGCCATCTATTCCAAGCGAGGAACAATGA
- the def gene encoding peptide deformylase: MILDVLVYPNKLLRESSKDVVHFDAQLHTLLDDMYDTMVIKEGIGLAAIQVAVPLNVLVINLVDEEGVQKRENLYEIINPVILEKDGSTIYQEGCLSVPGYYDEIERAEHIKIAYYDRNGTRCEAEFTDLMAIAVQHEMDHLKGRLFIEKLSYLKRKKFDKEWKKKQKAGK, encoded by the coding sequence ATGATTTTAGATGTATTAGTTTATCCCAATAAGCTTTTACGAGAGTCTTCAAAAGACGTCGTACACTTTGATGCACAACTCCATACGCTTTTAGATGACATGTATGACACGATGGTCATTAAAGAAGGTATTGGACTTGCTGCTATTCAAGTCGCTGTACCACTGAACGTATTGGTGATTAATCTTGTTGATGAAGAAGGTGTGCAAAAAAGAGAAAATCTCTATGAAATTATCAACCCTGTCATCCTTGAAAAAGATGGTAGTACGATTTACCAAGAAGGTTGTTTGAGTGTGCCTGGTTACTACGATGAAATTGAACGTGCGGAGCATATCAAAATAGCCTATTATGATCGCAATGGTACTAGGTGCGAAGCAGAATTTACAGATCTTATGGCTATTGCTGTTCAGCATGAGATGGATCACCTCAAAGGTCGCCTTTTTATCGAAAAGCTCTCTTACTTAAAACGTAAAAAATTTGACAAAGAGTGGAAAAAAAAGCAAAAAGCAGGTAAATAA
- a CDS encoding YifB family Mg chelatase-like AAA ATPase — protein sequence MEEAVALSKVKHAKCATLYGNKAHEVDVESTLVRALPGFNIVGLTDISIQESRERIKSALASIDFQFPAQKITINLSPSDLKKEGSHFDLVTALLIAIQKERFTCKDFFIFGELGLDGKIKKTNSIFPIILSLAAHTPDLRVLVPSELLRKVQQIPNIEAFGVETLKEALLFFKEKRFETEAPMPHQSFCENHLDIDTKRYFYATQFPLDFSDVLGQHRAKRAMVIAAAGMHNLLMEGSPGCGKSMSIKRLRYILPPQSIEEILESNAYQSLQEEDVELSPLRPFRAPHHTSSRPSIFGGGSSQSRAGEIALAHNGVLFFDEFPNFSKTVLESLREPLEDHRVLISRVNTKVSYATKFLFAAAQNPCPCGNLFSQTHECRCSEIEISRYKNRISEPIMDRIDLYIQMSEESSKEQGLSSHEMFNQVLQAFVMQKKRGQNELNGKLDESNTMRFCTLEAKASESLEMAQNRLGLSQRSIHKVLRIARSIADLAQSELILQEHLLEALSFRKR from the coding sequence GTGGAAGAAGCAGTTGCTCTATCCAAAGTTAAACATGCAAAATGTGCAACATTATACGGCAATAAAGCCCATGAAGTCGATGTAGAATCAACTTTGGTGCGGGCACTTCCTGGATTTAATATTGTTGGACTTACCGATATTTCTATCCAAGAGTCACGTGAACGCATCAAATCAGCTCTTGCAAGCATCGATTTTCAATTTCCTGCTCAAAAGATTACCATTAATCTCTCACCATCCGATCTTAAAAAAGAGGGAAGCCATTTTGATTTGGTAACGGCTCTGCTGATTGCCATTCAAAAAGAACGCTTTACATGTAAAGATTTTTTCATCTTTGGCGAGCTAGGGCTTGATGGTAAAATCAAAAAAACTAACTCCATATTCCCTATTATTCTCTCCTTGGCGGCGCATACACCCGATCTTCGAGTTCTCGTTCCTAGTGAGCTATTGCGCAAAGTGCAACAAATTCCCAATATTGAGGCTTTTGGGGTTGAAACACTGAAAGAAGCACTACTTTTTTTTAAAGAAAAACGCTTTGAAACAGAAGCGCCAATGCCCCACCAAAGTTTTTGTGAAAATCACTTAGACATTGATACCAAACGCTATTTTTACGCTACACAGTTTCCCCTTGATTTTAGCGACGTCTTAGGTCAACACCGCGCCAAACGTGCGATGGTAATCGCTGCTGCTGGCATGCACAACCTTTTGATGGAAGGAAGCCCAGGGTGTGGCAAAAGTATGAGCATCAAACGCCTTCGCTATATTTTGCCTCCTCAAAGCATTGAAGAAATTTTGGAATCAAACGCCTATCAATCACTCCAAGAAGAGGATGTTGAACTCAGCCCTCTGCGCCCTTTTAGAGCGCCTCACCACACCTCTTCACGCCCATCTATCTTTGGCGGAGGTAGTTCTCAAAGCCGTGCAGGTGAAATTGCCCTCGCTCACAATGGCGTCTTATTTTTTGACGAGTTTCCCAACTTTTCCAAGACCGTTTTAGAAAGCCTGAGAGAACCTTTAGAAGATCATCGAGTCCTCATCTCACGGGTTAATACCAAAGTGAGTTACGCAACCAAATTTCTCTTTGCTGCTGCTCAAAATCCTTGCCCATGTGGGAATCTTTTCAGCCAAACGCATGAGTGCCGTTGCTCTGAAATCGAGATCAGTCGCTATAAAAACCGTATTTCTGAGCCCATAATGGATCGCATTGATCTTTATATTCAGATGAGCGAAGAGAGTTCAAAAGAGCAAGGTCTTAGTTCGCACGAGATGTTTAATCAGGTCTTACAAGCCTTTGTCATGCAAAAAAAACGTGGACAAAATGAGCTTAATGGTAAATTGGATGAGTCCAATACCATGCGTTTTTGTACCCTCGAAGCCAAAGCCAGTGAGAGTTTAGAGATGGCGCAAAATCGCTTGGGGCTGAGTCAGAGAAGCATTCACAAAGTGCTTCGCATTGCGCGCTCCATCGCCGATTTGGCGCAGAGTGAGTTGATCTTGCAAGAGCATCTTTTAGAAGCTCTGAGCTTCCGTAAGCGTTAG
- a CDS encoding NAD(P)H-hydrate dehydratase, translating to MQYVYEETASLDERCYTTFGLTPEILMEHAGSALARAVKKKLTCKKSALFICGMGNNGADGIVAARLLHGAYNISIYLPFELKSALAKRQLERAKKVGVVIVDELINADIYVDALFGAGLNRPLDTFTCKLLETLNTRKGYKIACDIPSGILSNLTLSSVIFQANETITMGALKLGLLNDNVKDAVGDIKVAKLGVSRSQYETLSPLFLLRKSDLKLPIRVKKNANKGTFGHAAIVQGSKEGAARLAGMGAFHFGAGLVTLIGEKPKKLPLYLMNSETLPKNANVIVAGMGLEMPFDEIALKTLLLSNDLPLVIDASLSHHPLIVEIIASQKPVVLTPHPKEFSAILELTCKEHISVEMIQANRFEHAKRFSLAFPHVVLVLKGANTIIAHNGELFINTYGTQALAKGGSGDVMSGMIGALIAQGYSPKDAAINGSLAHALVSRAFTCNNFALTPVDICKGLKWL from the coding sequence ATGCAGTACGTCTATGAAGAGACCGCTAGTCTAGATGAGCGTTGTTACACAACCTTTGGTTTAACCCCTGAAATTTTAATGGAGCATGCAGGATCTGCGCTCGCTCGCGCTGTGAAAAAAAAGCTTACATGTAAAAAAAGTGCACTCTTTATCTGCGGCATGGGAAATAACGGAGCCGATGGCATTGTCGCCGCACGTTTGCTTCATGGTGCGTACAATATCAGTATTTATCTCCCCTTTGAACTCAAATCTGCCCTTGCCAAACGCCAACTTGAACGCGCTAAAAAAGTGGGCGTTGTTATTGTAGACGAACTCATAAATGCCGACATTTACGTCGATGCACTCTTCGGCGCAGGACTCAATCGTCCTTTGGATACGTTTACATGTAAACTGCTTGAAACGCTCAATACGCGAAAAGGCTACAAGATTGCCTGCGATATTCCCAGCGGTATTTTGAGTAATTTAACACTTAGTTCTGTGATCTTTCAAGCCAATGAAACCATCACAATGGGTGCCTTGAAACTAGGGCTTTTAAACGATAATGTTAAAGATGCCGTAGGCGATATCAAAGTCGCCAAGCTTGGTGTTTCCCGCAGTCAATATGAAACGCTAAGTCCTCTCTTTCTGCTTCGTAAAAGCGATCTTAAACTGCCGATTCGTGTCAAAAAAAATGCCAATAAAGGCACCTTTGGACATGCTGCGATTGTGCAAGGTTCTAAAGAGGGAGCGGCACGACTTGCAGGCATGGGAGCATTTCATTTTGGTGCTGGACTGGTAACGCTCATAGGTGAAAAACCTAAGAAATTGCCTCTTTATCTGATGAACAGTGAAACACTGCCCAAAAATGCCAATGTGATCGTTGCCGGCATGGGGCTTGAGATGCCTTTTGATGAAATAGCACTTAAAACACTTTTGCTCTCCAATGATTTACCGCTGGTTATCGATGCCTCATTGTCGCATCATCCACTGATCGTGGAGATTATTGCCTCCCAAAAGCCCGTCGTCTTGACACCGCATCCTAAAGAGTTTAGCGCGATTTTAGAGCTTACATGTAAAGAGCACATCAGCGTTGAAATGATCCAAGCTAACCGCTTTGAGCATGCCAAACGCTTCAGCCTTGCTTTTCCTCACGTCGTTCTTGTCCTCAAAGGTGCTAACACCATCATCGCGCACAATGGCGAGCTTTTCATCAACACTTATGGCACACAAGCGTTAGCCAAAGGTGGAAGTGGTGATGTTATGTCTGGCATGATAGGTGCTCTCATCGCACAAGGCTATTCGCCTAAAGATGCGGCTATTAACGGCTCACTCGCGCATGCCCTCGTCTCCAGAGCGTTTACATGTAATAATTTTGCACTCACGCCCGTAGATATTTGTAAAGGTCTTAAATGGTTATAA
- the purN gene encoding phosphoribosylglycinamide formyltransferase codes for MVIKKIAILFSGEGSNLEKLLASLHNQVFEHCKIEVATTICNRPNAAGIEKSRAYGIEPLILDHTRYESREAFDEALVKAIHKSGAELTVLAGFMRFLTPYFTAHVKAINLHPSLLPLFKGGNAIKESFDSPMKVAGISVHYVSEELDGGEIIAQRCFEKVEGMNLEAFEAKIHALEHDLLPETVKKLLN; via the coding sequence ATGGTTATAAAGAAAATTGCTATTTTATTTAGTGGAGAAGGGAGTAATTTGGAAAAATTACTTGCCTCACTTCACAACCAAGTTTTTGAACACTGTAAAATTGAAGTGGCTACCACCATTTGTAACCGCCCTAACGCCGCAGGAATTGAAAAATCGCGTGCCTATGGTATAGAACCTCTCATCCTCGATCATACCCGCTATGAGAGCCGTGAGGCCTTTGATGAAGCCCTGGTAAAAGCTATCCACAAAAGCGGTGCTGAACTAACCGTACTAGCAGGTTTCATGCGTTTTCTCACTCCGTATTTTACAGCACATGTTAAAGCGATCAATTTACATCCCTCACTCCTTCCCCTTTTTAAGGGAGGCAATGCTATAAAAGAGAGCTTTGATTCACCCATGAAGGTCGCTGGCATCAGCGTTCACTACGTCAGCGAAGAACTTGATGGCGGTGAGATCATCGCACAACGCTGTTTTGAGAAAGTTGAAGGTATGAATTTGGAAGCATTCGAAGCCAAAATCCACGCTTTAGAACACGATCTTCTTCCCGAAACCGTGAAAAAATTACTCAATTAG
- a CDS encoding thiazole synthase translates to MNDILKVGNIEFASRLIVGSGKYPDFQTTKDATLASGSKLITVAVRRVNITNPNEENLMDYFKGTDIKLLPNSAGCTTAEDAITLFRMVREATGLDLIKLEVIGDTAKTLYPDVMETLKACEVLAKDGFTIMTYTNDDPIMAKRLENAGSAAVMPLASPIGSGLGIQNRYNVLFIKEAVKIPVIVDAGIGCASDAAIAMEIGADGVLTNTAIAQAKNPILMAEAMKHAVLAGRASFLAGRIAKKPFATASSPTEGLIEFSNKA, encoded by the coding sequence ATGAATGATATCCTCAAAGTAGGCAATATTGAATTTGCAAGCCGTTTGATCGTCGGAAGCGGTAAATACCCTGACTTTCAAACGACGAAAGATGCAACGCTCGCGAGTGGCTCAAAACTCATCACCGTGGCGGTACGTCGTGTCAACATCACCAATCCAAACGAAGAAAATCTCATGGATTACTTCAAAGGCACGGATATTAAGCTACTTCCAAACTCTGCTGGATGTACCACCGCCGAAGATGCTATCACGCTTTTTCGTATGGTTCGAGAAGCGACAGGACTTGATCTTATCAAACTCGAAGTCATCGGCGATACGGCCAAAACACTCTATCCAGATGTGATGGAAACCCTTAAAGCCTGCGAAGTCCTCGCCAAAGATGGCTTTACCATCATGACGTACACTAACGATGATCCGATCATGGCAAAACGACTCGAAAATGCGGGAAGTGCTGCTGTCATGCCTTTGGCGTCACCTATTGGCAGTGGTCTTGGTATCCAAAACCGCTACAATGTTCTTTTCATCAAAGAAGCGGTTAAAATCCCCGTGATTGTTGATGCAGGCATTGGCTGTGCGAGTGACGCAGCCATTGCAATGGAAATAGGAGCCGATGGCGTACTGACCAATACCGCCATTGCACAAGCTAAAAACCCTATTTTAATGGCGGAAGCCATGAAACACGCCGTACTTGCGGGACGTGCTAGCTTCCTTGCTGGACGCATTGCCAAGAAGCCTTTTGCAACCGCTAGCTCACCGACGGAGGGACTGATCGAGTTTTCCAACAAAGCCTAA
- a CDS encoding tyrosine-type recombinase/integrase, with amino-acid sequence MASIYVKNNVIWVSLYQNGQRVRKSTKLSDTRENRKRVERDLIPKLEENDFTPKKTVSYYYELMMRQKDLKGSSIRRYASIFENHIQQFGDREINSFKVSELKEWMSKSLSPKSLRLNATVFRQIFDEALYDEAIDKNPFEHIKPPKLNKFEPQPFNSEEVELLINNATGWFKNLLAVLFMTGMRIGEAIALEWKDIDDCFIKVSKTLAQGEVSSTKTDNIRDIPIFDDLRSYLYAQQLETGLKSRVFVGLNDPANLQKRWHALLKKCEMSHRILYQARHTFAINALDSGLFKTTQIAKILGHNSVQMLFTKYAKFIKSEIDIIPRDFSVLGTKKDTKVVKTL; translated from the coding sequence ATGGCAAGTATTTATGTGAAGAACAACGTGATTTGGGTGAGTTTATATCAAAATGGGCAGAGGGTGCGAAAGTCCACAAAACTTTCAGACACACGAGAAAACAGAAAGCGAGTTGAGCGAGATCTAATTCCAAAGCTTGAGGAAAATGATTTTACTCCTAAGAAGACAGTATCATATTACTATGAACTGATGATGAGGCAAAAAGATCTCAAAGGTAGTTCTATTCGTCGATATGCTAGCATATTTGAAAATCACATTCAGCAATTCGGGGATCGAGAGATTAATAGTTTCAAAGTATCCGAACTTAAAGAGTGGATGAGTAAATCATTGAGCCCTAAAAGCTTACGATTAAATGCCACAGTCTTTAGGCAGATATTCGATGAAGCATTGTATGATGAGGCGATAGACAAAAATCCTTTTGAGCACATCAAGCCACCTAAACTAAACAAGTTTGAGCCACAACCTTTTAATAGTGAAGAGGTTGAGTTGTTGATAAATAATGCAACAGGATGGTTTAAAAATTTACTTGCGGTACTTTTTATGACTGGCATGAGAATAGGTGAGGCGATAGCATTAGAGTGGAAAGATATAGATGATTGCTTTATTAAAGTGTCTAAGACTCTAGCACAAGGTGAGGTGAGCAGTACAAAAACAGACAATATTAGGGATATCCCAATATTTGATGATTTACGCTCATATTTATATGCTCAACAACTAGAAACAGGGCTTAAAAGTAGGGTATTTGTTGGGTTAAATGATCCTGCAAACTTGCAAAAACGTTGGCATGCCTTATTAAAGAAATGCGAAATGTCTCATAGGATTTTATATCAAGCAAGGCATACATTTGCTATAAATGCGTTGGACAGTGGTTTATTTAAAACAACACAGATTGCCAAGATTTTAGGGCATAACTCAGTGCAAATGCTTTTTACAAAGTATGCTAAGTTTATCAAGTCTGAGATTGATATAATTCCAAGGGATTTTTCGGTTTTAGGCACTAAAAAAGACACCAAAGTGGTTAAAACGTTGTAG
- a CDS encoding helix-turn-helix domain-containing protein, with translation MKKFDFPEKILEIRKQSGLKQSDFAEKLGVSQVAISNYEKGSRSADVNFVYRLISEFHINPQWFFYDMGMPIEKISFDNSLYTAYLYAAETAKKNEKIDELILMLTSFSENQNALHLVLPKIKSIKGQGVFSIAVESWCGKGERMDIILIKFLRFLEPINLSCAKDNAKIYFIQKLKEFEFSMFAISEKDKSNLVEWVSKELNDLDCYILLLNIPEIIEELKKDINVFNKFRLLFEK, from the coding sequence ATGAAAAAATTTGATTTTCCTGAAAAAATTTTAGAAATTAGAAAGCAATCTGGTTTGAAACAATCAGACTTCGCTGAAAAATTAGGTGTATCTCAGGTTGCTATATCAAATTATGAAAAAGGTAGCCGATCAGCAGATGTAAATTTTGTATATAGATTAATCAGTGAATTTCATATTAATCCACAATGGTTTTTTTATGATATGGGAATGCCTATTGAAAAAATTTCCTTTGACAATAGCTTGTATACTGCCTATCTTTACGCAGCAGAAACAGCAAAAAAAAATGAGAAAATCGATGAATTAATTCTAATGCTCACCTCTTTTTCAGAAAATCAAAATGCATTGCATCTTGTACTTCCAAAAATAAAAAGTATCAAGGGTCAAGGTGTATTTTCCATTGCTGTGGAATCTTGGTGTGGGAAAGGTGAGAGAATGGATATTATACTGATAAAATTTTTACGATTTTTAGAGCCAATCAACCTATCATGCGCAAAAGATAATGCAAAAATCTATTTTATTCAAAAACTCAAAGAATTTGAATTTTCAATGTTTGCTATTTCAGAAAAAGACAAAAGTAATCTTGTAGAATGGGTCTCTAAAGAACTGAATGACTTAGATTGCTACATTTTACTTCTCAATATTCCAGAGATAATTGAGGAACTTAAAAAGGATATTAATGTATTTAATAAATTTAGGCTACTGTTTGAAAAATAA
- a CDS encoding restriction endonuclease subunit S, translated as MRKLQVKDVLTRIKEPIELEDDVLYKRVTIKTKHQGVFLRDSQHGKDIGTKKQFFIKKGQFLLSKIDARNGAFGIVLDEVDGAIITGNFWTYEVNEEELNIELFYIMTSLPFFDELCKNSSSGSTNRQYLDEKKFLNQKITLPPIEEQNSFIKHFKKLQEKHSQTLEELQTQSELISKLRSSILSSAVRGKLVPQNRNDESTKVLLDKIKAEKEKLIKEGKTKTKKPLPPISEDEIPYELPDGWIWCRLNELADVGTGATPLKSQVNYYKNGTIPWVTSSLTGNSIISQAEIFITEKALLETNCKIYPKETLILAMYGQGKTRGQISELAIDATINQACAAIVIYGFEKYLKQYLKLFFQKYYLEIRELAAGGAQPNLNLQKVKSTAIPLPPLEEQQRIVEKVEKLMTVCNALEFKVQNSKVETKKLMQSVLKEVFSALDIPNNQPKASKAFQRSVLAAYIVDNSLEDKYFGHVKLQKMLFMCEVANNLDFDSHYKRHAMGPYDPKLLRSVDLQLKRNKWFKCEKKWMVIRDGIFIHLWKKVMSIKNI; from the coding sequence ATGCGTAAGCTTCAAGTCAAAGATGTTCTTACAAGGATAAAAGAACCTATAGAACTTGAAGATGATGTCCTTTATAAACGAGTTACAATTAAAACAAAACATCAAGGTGTTTTTTTAAGAGATTCTCAACATGGTAAAGATATTGGAACAAAAAAACAATTCTTTATAAAGAAAGGGCAGTTTTTACTTTCAAAAATTGATGCTAGAAATGGTGCTTTTGGGATAGTTCTAGATGAAGTTGATGGAGCTATAATAACGGGTAATTTTTGGACTTACGAAGTTAATGAAGAAGAATTAAATATAGAACTTTTTTATATCATGACATCGTTGCCATTTTTTGATGAACTCTGTAAAAATTCAAGTTCAGGCTCTACAAATAGACAATACCTTGATGAAAAAAAGTTTTTAAATCAAAAAATTACTTTGCCACCAATAGAAGAACAAAACAGCTTTATAAAACACTTTAAAAAGCTTCAAGAAAAACATTCTCAAACTTTAGAAGAACTCCAAACACAATCAGAGCTTATAAGCAAACTTAGAAGCTCAATACTCAGCAGTGCCGTAAGAGGTAAGCTAGTCCCACAAAATCGAAATGATGAAAGTACTAAAGTTTTACTTGATAAGATAAAAGCTGAAAAAGAGAAGCTCATAAAAGAAGGAAAAACAAAAACAAAAAAACCTTTACCACCAATCAGTGAAGATGAAATACCTTATGAACTTCCAGATGGCTGGATTTGGTGTAGATTAAATGAACTTGCTGATGTTGGAACTGGCGCAACACCTTTAAAATCTCAAGTTAACTATTATAAAAATGGCACTATACCTTGGGTTACAAGTTCATTAACTGGAAATTCCATAATAAGTCAAGCAGAAATATTCATAACAGAAAAAGCATTGTTAGAAACAAATTGCAAAATTTATCCCAAAGAAACATTAATTTTAGCAATGTATGGACAAGGAAAGACTAGAGGACAAATAAGTGAGTTGGCCATAGATGCAACGATTAATCAAGCTTGTGCAGCCATTGTAATATATGGATTTGAAAAATATTTGAAACAATATTTGAAACTATTTTTTCAGAAATATTATTTGGAAATAAGAGAGTTAGCAGCAGGAGGAGCTCAGCCTAACTTAAATCTCCAAAAAGTAAAATCTACAGCTATTCCACTTCCTCCACTAGAAGAACAACAACGTATAGTTGAAAAAGTAGAAAAACTTATGACTGTATGCAATGCACTGGAATTTAAAGTACAAAATAGCAAAGTAGAAACAAAAAAACTAATGCAAAGCGTACTTAAAGAAGTGTTTTCAGCTCTAGATATTCCAAACAATCAGCCAAAAGCTTCGAAAGCTTTTCAAAGAAGTGTTTTAGCAGCGTACATTGTAGATAATAGTCTTGAAGACAAATATTTCGGTCATGTGAAACTGCAAAAAATGCTTTTTATGTGTGAAGTTGCAAATAATTTAGACTTTGACTCACATTATAAACGACATGCTATGGGGCCATACGATCCAAAACTTTTGAGATCTGTTGATCTTCAACTCAAAAGAAACAAATGGTTTAAGTGTGAAAAAAAATGGATGGTGATAAGGGACGGTATATTTATTCACCTTTGGAAAAAAGTGATGAGTATAAAAAATATTTGA
- a CDS encoding N-6 DNA methylase yields the protein MTFSTDQFSSSFDTFGGTEETGIENNFPATFRTRETADLFLLLFIQMLKPRGRAGIVLPDGTLFGDGVTARIKEKLLEECNLHTIVRLPNGIFAPYTDINTNLLFFTKGEPTKEIWYYEQPLPQGYKKYTKTKPVKLQDFDELQSWWTERVENEQAYKVDIDTIKANNFNLDVKNPHKSEIEEELTTSEIISKIEASMSKSVELLEEIRGLANA from the coding sequence ATTACATTTTCTACTGACCAGTTTAGCAGTTCGTTTGACACTTTTGGAGGAACAGAAGAGACAGGCATAGAAAATAACTTCCCAGCAACATTTCGTACAAGAGAAACGGCGGATCTGTTTTTACTGCTGTTTATACAAATGCTAAAACCAAGAGGAAGAGCGGGGATAGTACTACCTGATGGCACACTTTTTGGTGATGGCGTAACGGCTAGAATAAAAGAAAAGCTTCTTGAAGAGTGTAATTTACACACCATAGTACGGCTACCAAACGGCATATTTGCTCCATATACTGATATAAACACAAATCTGCTTTTCTTTACGAAAGGTGAACCTACAAAAGAGATATGGTACTACGAACAACCACTTCCACAAGGGTATAAAAAATACACCAAAACAAAGCCAGTAAAATTACAAGATTTTGATGAACTGCAAAGCTGGTGGACTGAGAGGGTTGAAAATGAACAAGCTTACAAAGTGGATATAGACACTATCAAAGCAAATAATTTTAATCTTGATGTAAAAAATCCTCATAAAAGTGAAATAGAAGAAGAGCTTACAACAAGTGAAATCATAAGTAAGATTGAAGCTTCGATGAGTAAGAGTGTAGAGCTACTTGAAGAGATAAGAGGTTTGGCGAATGCGTAA
- a CDS encoding helix-turn-helix domain-containing protein — protein MLKKGEIKMIKKFLAEGFSKSAIARKLGISRETVRRYANLPDDYIPHINRPPVINSVDPYLPHIAKMLETAEQQKSEIPLTVIYEEIKKLGYDGSLRWLQQVILRYELRARAKLDEPIIRFETKPPADAS, from the coding sequence ATGTTAAAAAAAGGTGAAATTAAAATGATAAAGAAGTTTTTAGCTGAAGGGTTTAGTAAAAGTGCCATTGCTAGAAAGTTAGGTATTTCAAGAGAAACTGTAAGGCGCTATGCCAATCTTCCAGATGATTATATTCCCCATATCAATAGACCTCCTGTGATTAACAGTGTTGATCCTTATTTGCCACATATCGCCAAGATGTTAGAGACGGCAGAGCAGCAGAAAAGTGAAATACCCTTAACCGTCATTTATGAAGAGATTAAGAAGCTTGGATATGATGGAAGTCTAAGGTGGCTTCAACAAGTCATACTAAGATATGAGCTTAGAGCTCGAGCCAAATTAGATGAGCCTATTATACGCTTTGAAACCAAACCCCCAGCAGATGCAAGTTGA